The following coding sequences are from one Deltaproteobacteria bacterium window:
- a CDS encoding histidine phosphatase family protein: protein MKFLIFRHADKKGGLEKDSPLSPLGIKQSQHLLEQVKNRKLPRPSKIYCSPRKRTSLTMGPLAENSQVRISETSLLDLKQPQESNKDFRLRIQEFLVSFQLEGEVPCVYICTHQDWIEEFLSVIESSTDLLKPEYSFWPCGQYMYFEKNDLWDLLEFQQI from the coding sequence ATGAAATTTTTAATTTTTAGACATGCAGATAAAAAAGGCGGCCTAGAGAAAGATTCACCCCTAAGCCCCCTGGGTATAAAACAATCCCAACACCTTTTAGAACAAGTTAAAAATAGAAAACTCCCTCGCCCTTCAAAAATTTATTGTTCTCCACGAAAAAGAACCAGCTTGACCATGGGCCCTCTAGCTGAAAACTCTCAGGTTCGAATTAGTGAAACCTCTCTGTTGGATTTGAAACAGCCCCAGGAATCCAATAAAGATTTTCGCTTAAGGATTCAAGAATTTTTAGTCAGTTTCCAATTAGAAGGAGAAGTTCCCTGCGTCTATATTTGCACCCATCAAGACTGGATCGAAGAATTTTTAAGTGTGATTGAGTCTTCAACTGATTTATTAAAACCTGAATATTCATTTTGGCCCTGTGGACAATACATGTATTTCGAGAAGAACGACTTATGGGATCTTCTTGAATTCCAACAGATCTAA
- a CDS encoding proline dehydrogenase family protein, whose product MDAPYKNPQPFPSIFSAEDQKNILSLGEDILKKMESHSKVSLFSKDYWYGSIMDWSMKNESFKTNMFRFVDVLPSLNTSQDVAKHLKEYFSENGNDLPSVFNVGLGLGSLAPGLMASAIKKNVTQMAKMFITGENPQEALSSLKKMRKNKMTFTVDILGEATLSEKEAFDYSNRYRELMNGLAKDAETWETIPQLDQDCDGLIPKVNVSIKVSALYSQINDKAWDESKTILKERLRPLFELAMTKNIFLNLDMEQYSMKHLTLEVFKELIHEERFKKYPFFGCVIQAYLLDSFADIKDLCEQAKKRGTPFTVRLVKGAYWDYETVEAEQRSWPLPVYTIKAESDANYEACAKCLIDHFPFIKSAFASHNVRTLAACLTYAQSKQVPKNGFEIQMLHGMAEPIKKTFVDLGYRLREYAPVGELLPGMAYLVRRLLENTSNESWLKGKFADNKTTQELLKDPLQMIQEQGSKNAQQKSNRFINEPLLDFAVESNRKNLLQALGHFKPDQVKMVLPQINFQQQNPSEFLNRTNPSMKNQVLAKIGLASTDMAEKAIQTAHQFYPQWRKTSPETRSQYLFKLADLMNQKRFELIATQVYEVGKPWAEADADIAEAIDFCKYYAQHQLEISKPLRVGHIPGENSQYIYKPRGVCVVIAPWNFPLAILCGQVVAALVTGNTVIMKPAEQSSLVALGLFEMLKEVGFPSGALQFLPGLGEIVGEYLVNHSLTTTIAFTGSKAVGLHILKQASLVHPQQNHVKKCIIEMGGKNALIIDSDADLDEAVEGVLYSAFGFSGQKCSAASRVILLEDIYEKFSERLVEATKSITVGSSLYPQHYLGPVIDEEAYDRIQSLISTDSAKYKLLYKSQVSSEGYFIPATLFGEVPPDSELAQEEIFGPVVALIKVKNIDEAIAVANNTKYALTGGLFSRSPAHIQKVKSEFECGNLYINRGITGAMVDRHPFGGYKLSGIGSKTGGPDYLKQFVEPICITENTLRRGFAPQE is encoded by the coding sequence ATGGATGCCCCCTACAAAAACCCTCAACCGTTTCCTTCGATCTTCTCTGCTGAAGATCAAAAAAATATCCTCTCACTGGGAGAAGATATTTTAAAAAAAATGGAATCTCATTCTAAAGTTTCCCTATTTTCAAAAGATTATTGGTACGGCTCTATTATGGATTGGAGCATGAAAAATGAGAGTTTTAAAACCAATATGTTTCGCTTCGTGGATGTATTGCCCTCCCTCAACACCAGTCAAGATGTCGCCAAGCATTTGAAGGAGTACTTCAGTGAAAATGGCAACGATCTTCCCAGTGTCTTTAATGTGGGCTTGGGACTTGGAAGCCTCGCCCCGGGATTGATGGCTAGCGCGATTAAAAAAAATGTCACTCAAATGGCAAAAATGTTTATTACAGGTGAAAATCCCCAAGAAGCTTTGAGCTCTTTAAAAAAAATGCGAAAAAATAAAATGACTTTCACTGTCGACATTCTTGGTGAGGCGACTCTTTCAGAAAAAGAAGCCTTCGATTATTCGAATCGCTATAGAGAACTCATGAATGGGCTCGCTAAAGACGCAGAGACCTGGGAGACGATTCCCCAATTAGATCAAGACTGTGATGGCCTCATTCCAAAGGTCAATGTCTCCATTAAAGTTTCCGCTTTATACTCTCAAATTAATGACAAAGCCTGGGACGAATCCAAAACCATTCTTAAAGAAAGACTTAGACCTCTTTTTGAATTAGCCATGACAAAGAATATTTTCCTCAATTTGGATATGGAACAATATTCAATGAAGCATTTAACTTTAGAGGTTTTTAAAGAACTTATTCATGAAGAGAGATTTAAGAAATACCCTTTCTTTGGCTGTGTGATTCAAGCCTACCTTCTGGATTCCTTCGCAGATATTAAAGATCTTTGTGAACAGGCAAAAAAACGTGGCACTCCCTTCACCGTACGCCTAGTTAAAGGCGCTTATTGGGATTATGAAACAGTCGAGGCGGAACAAAGATCTTGGCCTCTTCCCGTCTATACCATCAAAGCGGAAAGTGATGCCAATTACGAGGCTTGCGCCAAATGTCTCATCGATCATTTTCCATTTATTAAGTCGGCTTTTGCCTCTCACAATGTCCGAACTCTTGCCGCCTGTTTAACCTATGCTCAATCTAAACAAGTTCCCAAAAATGGTTTTGAAATTCAAATGCTCCATGGAATGGCAGAGCCCATAAAAAAAACCTTTGTTGATTTAGGTTACCGCCTCAGAGAATACGCTCCTGTGGGAGAATTACTTCCCGGAATGGCCTATCTTGTTCGAAGATTGCTTGAAAACACTTCGAATGAATCCTGGCTCAAGGGGAAATTTGCTGACAACAAAACAACTCAGGAGCTCCTTAAGGATCCCCTTCAAATGATTCAAGAACAAGGGTCTAAAAACGCTCAACAGAAATCAAATCGTTTTATAAATGAACCCTTGCTTGATTTTGCTGTGGAATCCAATCGAAAGAATTTATTACAGGCTTTAGGTCATTTCAAACCTGATCAGGTCAAAATGGTTTTACCACAGATTAACTTCCAACAACAGAATCCCAGCGAATTCCTAAACCGCACGAACCCTTCCATGAAAAATCAAGTCCTTGCAAAAATCGGATTGGCCTCTACAGACATGGCAGAGAAAGCCATCCAAACGGCCCATCAATTCTATCCACAATGGCGAAAAACTTCCCCAGAAACGCGATCACAATATTTATTTAAACTCGCAGATCTTATGAATCAAAAACGATTTGAATTGATAGCCACTCAAGTCTATGAGGTCGGTAAACCTTGGGCCGAAGCCGATGCTGATATCGCCGAAGCCATTGATTTTTGTAAATACTATGCTCAGCACCAACTAGAAATTTCCAAACCCCTTCGCGTGGGCCACATTCCTGGGGAAAACTCGCAATACATTTATAAACCTCGCGGTGTTTGTGTGGTGATCGCTCCGTGGAACTTCCCCTTGGCTATTCTTTGTGGCCAAGTGGTTGCCGCTTTAGTCACTGGCAATACGGTCATCATGAAACCTGCAGAACAAAGCTCTTTAGTAGCCCTTGGGCTCTTTGAAATGCTCAAAGAGGTAGGATTTCCCTCTGGAGCCCTGCAGTTTCTTCCCGGTCTTGGAGAAATCGTTGGCGAGTATTTGGTCAATCATTCCCTTACCACGACCATTGCTTTTACGGGTTCTAAAGCTGTTGGCTTACATATTTTAAAACAGGCCTCTTTGGTTCACCCACAACAAAATCATGTTAAAAAATGCATTATTGAAATGGGTGGCAAAAACGCACTCATCATCGATTCTGATGCGGATTTGGATGAGGCTGTTGAGGGAGTTCTCTACTCCGCCTTTGGTTTTTCTGGGCAAAAATGCTCTGCTGCAAGCCGAGTTATTCTTCTTGAAGATATCTACGAAAAATTTTCAGAACGACTTGTAGAGGCGACTAAATCCATCACTGTCGGATCTTCTCTTTATCCCCAACACTACCTGGGACCCGTTATTGACGAAGAAGCCTATGACCGTATTCAAAGTTTGATTTCAACTGATTCTGCCAAATACAAACTCTTGTATAAATCTCAGGTTTCCAGTGAGGGCTATTTTATTCCTGCAACCTTATTTGGAGAAGTTCCTCCCGACTCTGAACTAGCCCAAGAAGAAATTTTTGGGCCCGTGGTCGCCTTAATCAAAGTTAAGAATATAGATGAGGCCATCGCTGTGGCGAACAACACAAAGTACGCCCTCACGGGAGGACTATTCTCACGAAGCCCTGCTCATATTCAAAAAGTAAAATCAGAATTTGAGTGCGGAAATTTATATATTAACAGAGGAATCACAGGAGCCATGGTCGATCGTCATCCTTTTGGTGGGTATAAACTTTCTGGTATCGGCTCAAAGACCGGTGGACCTGATTATTTAAAACAATTCGTTGAGCCTATTTGTATCACTGAAAATACCTTGAGAAGAGGCTTTGCTCCTCAAGAATAG
- a CDS encoding rhomboid family intramembrane serine protease, which yields MIFPWPRTFLSRKDINFTNIFILLNMVLYLTFFLDSDSEKIKSELFNSFGVSLTTEYYQKHVLVNRDQKHYKDLLSTFDFSNPKHHYLISSFAVRDQFFMNEIEKRKFDRDSIKWDFWISLIDKYKAEVKEQVLFIMGLSHGNKRTFSWITYQFSHMTFLHLVSNMIFVFLIGYWIEGALGSLGFVLLYLFSGIAGGLFYLYFSPNTLLPMVGASGSVSGMIAFYCFFEPKLRTRFFYFLSPQKNYYGYIYLPTLLIVPMFLLTDLSSFLSQIPGLSSGVAFTAHIGGALFGGLLGLSLRKSLALYS from the coding sequence ATGATTTTTCCTTGGCCAAGAACTTTTTTAAGTAGAAAAGATATTAATTTTACAAATATTTTTATTCTCCTGAATATGGTTCTCTATTTAACCTTTTTTTTAGATTCAGATTCAGAAAAAATAAAATCAGAGTTGTTTAACTCTTTCGGAGTTAGCTTGACAACCGAATATTACCAGAAACACGTGTTGGTAAATAGGGATCAGAAGCATTATAAAGATTTACTCTCTACTTTTGATTTTTCCAACCCAAAACACCATTACCTTATCTCCTCCTTTGCTGTCAGAGATCAATTTTTTATGAATGAAATTGAAAAAAGAAAATTTGATCGAGATTCGATAAAGTGGGATTTTTGGATTTCATTGATTGATAAATATAAAGCCGAGGTTAAAGAACAAGTTTTATTTATCATGGGATTGTCCCATGGGAATAAAAGAACTTTTTCTTGGATTACCTATCAATTTTCCCATATGACCTTTCTTCATTTAGTAAGTAATATGATTTTTGTTTTTTTAATCGGGTATTGGATTGAAGGAGCCCTTGGCAGTTTGGGCTTTGTCCTCCTCTATTTATTTAGTGGAATTGCCGGCGGTTTATTCTATCTCTATTTTAGCCCCAACACCTTGCTGCCCATGGTGGGAGCTAGTGGCTCGGTCAGTGGTATGATTGCCTTCTATTGTTTTTTTGAACCCAAATTAAGAACGCGGTTCTTTTATTTTTTGTCACCACAAAAAAACTACTACGGTTATATTTATCTTCCCACCTTACTGATAGTTCCAATGTTTTTACTTACGGATTTATCTTCTTTTCTAAGTCAAATACCCGGACTTTCTAGTGGTGTCGCGTTCACAGCTCATATTGGAGGCGCTCTTTTTGGAGGCCTCTTGGGATTGAGCTTAAGAAAAAGCCTTGCTCTCTATTCTTGA
- a CDS encoding RDD family protein, which yields MVIEDISNKRNKKSESHVPPHIDRLFATVIDLLILTPLIGLFTSGIVSDLKLQSLNAQSGSNGSLIFQYLFISFSLFVLYETLFNYFLRASPGHYFLYLRLVSEDPKDLSFLSLFFRSLFKFLSFVFIFIPFVEILLRPDRRTYYDRISFTRMITLKKINQNDDLSIYFKIWLSQWVKVILLVGFSIMGLGFFFLTSIENQQPSEKHSVMTCSKKLEEYLIDYFQDKRNIKDKECILRITNHQFDKENETGLTYFARYALAENKNLRTDYLKKFCDIQKENVLCQESSNKSLSQVTDEDFVYYAYSLSKYIEDNDYLEAFLIVDGLYEKFTEKLDRTDHLEKIYMKSYLKIQENSDRKPAGENPKDFIDFVPFKKRMGILK from the coding sequence ATGGTTATTGAAGATATCTCAAATAAGAGGAACAAAAAATCAGAGAGCCATGTTCCGCCACATATAGACCGGCTATTTGCTACAGTGATTGATTTATTAATATTGACTCCATTAATAGGTCTTTTTACTTCAGGAATAGTGAGCGATCTTAAACTTCAAAGTTTGAATGCGCAAAGTGGATCGAATGGAAGTTTGATTTTTCAATATTTATTTATTTCATTTTCGCTTTTTGTACTTTATGAAACTTTGTTTAATTATTTTTTAAGAGCCAGCCCGGGTCACTATTTTTTGTATCTAAGATTAGTTTCCGAAGATCCGAAGGACTTAAGCTTTTTATCGCTCTTTTTTAGATCTCTATTTAAATTTCTCTCTTTTGTTTTTATATTTATTCCTTTTGTGGAGATTCTTCTTCGCCCGGATAGAAGAACTTATTATGATCGAATTAGTTTTACCAGAATGATAACGTTAAAAAAAATAAATCAAAATGATGATCTTTCTATTTATTTTAAGATTTGGTTGTCGCAGTGGGTGAAGGTCATTCTTTTGGTTGGATTCTCTATCATGGGATTGGGTTTTTTCTTTTTGACAAGCATAGAGAATCAACAGCCCTCGGAAAAACATTCGGTTATGACCTGTTCAAAAAAATTGGAAGAATACTTAATTGATTATTTTCAGGATAAAAGAAATATTAAAGACAAAGAGTGCATATTAAGAATCACCAATCATCAATTCGATAAGGAAAATGAAACGGGATTAACTTATTTTGCCAGGTACGCGCTTGCTGAAAATAAGAACTTAAGAACGGATTATCTAAAAAAATTCTGTGACATTCAAAAAGAAAATGTATTATGCCAGGAAAGTTCAAATAAGAGTTTGAGTCAGGTAACGGATGAGGATTTTGTTTATTATGCTTATTCTCTATCTAAATACATTGAGGATAATGATTATTTAGAAGCTTTTTTAATAGTGGATGGACTCTATGAAAAATTCACTGAAAAATTAGATAGGACAGACCATCTTGAAAAGATTTACATGAAATCCTATTTGAAAATTCAGGAAAATTCTGATCGCAAACCGGCCGGCGAAAACCCAAAGGATTTTATTGATTTTGTTCCCTTTAAAAAAAGAATGGGAATTCTCAAATGA
- a CDS encoding type II secretion system protein, translated as MNLQFKTSRSNKGIGHKGIGLIEILISLALLGIVSSTFLSVIFNQQKQLRLINQKQEIADLKSYLQSTFTNSDSCTCSLRPTDPNNPGSLVFDSTITDGSQTMTIPKLLEGCAVGANSLATSGDFVPGTQTQLKINDIKMVKIQPGGNPLEWFGYIQISFDPSSTVASLKPLQIKQRFTIDTIAPSTDSNRLLKSCIATDRLEFGSYLNVPQNTVQVAPCDGFLSTFIGGNGITFEHGYICSGTDLAKVTECYDYDGGGPGASTILSRMKVGTGTMGMIKKGYYYQVQYLGAVHDDTGPHRWAIPFGGAASTLVCLTN; from the coding sequence TTGAATCTCCAATTTAAAACAAGTAGAAGTAATAAAGGCATAGGCCACAAAGGCATAGGCCTTATAGAAATATTAATTTCGCTGGCACTTCTTGGCATTGTTTCATCCACCTTCTTGAGTGTGATATTTAACCAGCAAAAACAATTACGTTTAATTAATCAAAAACAAGAAATCGCAGATTTAAAGTCCTACTTGCAATCAACTTTTACCAATTCAGACTCCTGTACTTGCTCCTTAAGACCTACAGATCCTAATAACCCTGGCTCACTGGTTTTTGATAGCACTATCACAGATGGCTCTCAAACCATGACGATACCCAAATTACTGGAAGGCTGTGCTGTTGGCGCAAATAGCCTGGCCACTTCTGGTGATTTTGTTCCTGGGACTCAGACCCAATTAAAAATCAACGATATTAAAATGGTTAAAATTCAACCTGGAGGTAATCCATTAGAGTGGTTTGGCTACATTCAAATTTCATTTGATCCATCTTCAACTGTTGCCAGTCTTAAACCTCTTCAAATTAAACAAAGATTTACCATCGATACGATAGCTCCATCGACAGATTCAAATAGACTTCTTAAATCCTGCATTGCCACAGATCGACTTGAATTCGGCTCTTATCTAAATGTACCGCAAAATACGGTACAAGTTGCTCCCTGCGATGGCTTTTTAAGTACCTTTATTGGTGGGAATGGTATTACCTTCGAACATGGCTATATATGTTCGGGTACGGATCTCGCTAAGGTAACTGAATGCTATGACTATGACGGCGGCGGCCCAGGTGCTAGTACCATATTATCACGAATGAAGGTAGGAACTGGAACCATGGGTATGATTAAAAAAGGTTACTATTATCAAGTGCAGTACTTAGGTGCAGTTCATGATGACACTGGTCCACATAGATGGGCCATCCCTTTTGGAGGGGCCGCAAGCACGTTGGTTTGCCTCACAAACTAA
- a CDS encoding S8 family serine peptidase, protein MFLIFKRKFLFFAVTLLVLNSEAKRVIIFMKESARKEVVTFGLTQNLISKNQVEQRNQADKLVQSLGNQIKVSQIKKTLSRLNSLIVDQLEDTEILELRKNKNVLLIDTEVIRPLPFLVRNFKKIALPLSQKISSFFSMTPWGILAVKAPEAWNESMGGAGARVLILDTGIDRDHPSLRPNLELGKDFVGDDQDGYPYKDTIGHGTHVAGTIAGVLDSTGFSGVAPKARILAGRVCAPEGCSNLAVAEGIEWGMQQKVDVISMSLGGAWASPAERLAVSKASKEGVTIVAASGNDGSNSISYPAALPEVIAVGAIDSQFKKASFSQYGPELAVVAPGVDVVSSVPMGHGRAPVVSFTVGEGSVQTVRSVTFEGGKTVLTPESYEMVFAGLGKEEDFSKINVEGKVALIQRGEIKFIDKVKNAIQAKASGVIFYNNTEGLIQGAITSDGSQLPVGVFMVEQKVGESLKESLEKGMVVNSTYEILVTNQDSFNGTSMATPHVSGIVALMKAANKNLTPSQVKMILQKTATPLGPNENNEMGAGLVNAEKAVHEVTLSQD, encoded by the coding sequence ATGTTTTTAATTTTTAAACGAAAGTTTCTATTTTTTGCAGTCACTCTGTTAGTCCTGAATTCTGAAGCTAAACGAGTCATTATCTTTATGAAAGAGTCAGCTAGAAAGGAAGTAGTTACTTTTGGCCTAACTCAAAATTTGATAAGCAAGAATCAAGTTGAACAAAGAAATCAAGCAGACAAGTTAGTTCAGTCGTTAGGAAATCAGATAAAAGTTTCCCAAATTAAAAAAACATTGAGTCGTTTAAATTCATTAATTGTTGATCAACTTGAAGATACAGAAATTTTGGAATTAAGAAAAAATAAAAATGTTCTATTGATCGATACCGAGGTGATCCGACCCTTACCCTTTCTTGTAAGAAATTTTAAAAAAATAGCCTTACCTTTAAGTCAGAAAATCAGTTCTTTTTTTTCAATGACCCCGTGGGGGATATTGGCTGTCAAAGCTCCCGAAGCCTGGAATGAATCCATGGGAGGAGCGGGTGCAAGAGTTTTAATTTTGGACACGGGAATTGATAGAGATCACCCTTCCTTAAGACCAAATTTAGAATTGGGAAAAGACTTTGTAGGTGACGACCAGGATGGTTATCCCTACAAAGATACAATTGGCCATGGAACCCACGTTGCGGGAACCATTGCCGGAGTCTTAGATTCCACTGGATTTTCGGGAGTGGCTCCCAAAGCCAGAATCCTTGCAGGAAGGGTTTGTGCTCCTGAAGGTTGTTCTAACTTGGCCGTGGCTGAAGGGATTGAATGGGGAATGCAGCAAAAGGTGGATGTGATCAGCATGTCTTTAGGAGGGGCATGGGCTTCTCCGGCAGAAAGACTTGCTGTCAGTAAGGCTTCGAAAGAGGGGGTCACCATAGTCGCCGCCAGCGGTAACGATGGCTCAAATTCCATCAGTTATCCTGCCGCCTTGCCTGAAGTCATTGCTGTTGGAGCTATCGATTCTCAATTTAAAAAAGCAAGTTTTTCTCAGTATGGACCTGAACTGGCTGTGGTTGCCCCTGGTGTGGATGTGGTCTCTTCCGTACCCATGGGTCATGGCCGAGCTCCAGTTGTTTCATTCACTGTGGGTGAAGGTTCCGTTCAAACAGTGAGAAGCGTTACTTTTGAGGGCGGCAAAACAGTCTTGACTCCTGAGTCCTACGAAATGGTATTTGCAGGCCTAGGGAAAGAAGAGGATTTTTCCAAAATAAATGTTGAAGGCAAAGTGGCTTTAATTCAAAGGGGAGAAATCAAGTTCATTGATAAAGTAAAAAATGCCATTCAAGCCAAAGCCTCTGGCGTTATTTTTTATAACAATACAGAGGGCTTGATTCAAGGAGCTATTACCAGCGATGGAAGTCAATTGCCCGTAGGTGTGTTTATGGTGGAACAAAAAGTGGGTGAATCCTTAAAGGAGTCATTAGAAAAAGGAATGGTTGTAAATTCCACCTATGAAATTTTAGTTACCAATCAGGACAGCTTTAATGGAACAAGTATGGCAACTCCTCATGTTTCAGGTATTGTGGCATTAATGAAAGCAGCAAATAAAAATTTAACCCCATCGCAAGTAAAAATGATTCTGCAAAAAACGGCGACCCCGTTGGGACCAAATGAAAACAATGAAATGGGTGCAGGATTAGTGAATGCTGAAAAAGCAGTTCATGAAGTTACTTTGTCACAGGATTAA
- a CDS encoding BrnT family toxin, with the protein MDLDEIESVFEMKMAVPLGRQISPSVEEERLCLIGPTKMGRMLSVVFTLRDGRVRPISGRAASKKERTLYEEISKTIKNL; encoded by the coding sequence GTGGATTTAGATGAAATTGAATCTGTTTTTGAAATGAAAATGGCTGTTCCTTTAGGCAGACAAATTTCACCTTCCGTAGAAGAAGAGCGTCTTTGCTTAATTGGTCCAACAAAAATGGGTCGAATGTTATCTGTTGTTTTTACATTACGAGATGGTCGTGTTCGTCCAATCAGTGGTCGCGCTGCCAGCAAAAAAGAAAGGACTTTGTATGAAGAAATCAGTAAGACGATTAAAAATTTATGA